In a genomic window of Nostoc sp. UHCC 0870:
- a CDS encoding YdcF family protein produces MSKKSLVLILLALMSALLVAIASTAISIYLYGSNTHNLKADAAIVLGAAVWGEEPSPVFRERINHAVNLYKNGDVNQIIFTGGVGDKNEPAEAIVGKDYATQQGVKAADILTETQSRTTRQNLKNAGEIASHHQLTKCLIVSDPLHLKRAVWMARDLGMDAYPSPTPTTRYRSLQSQIPFLMRETYFYFVYLIFKI; encoded by the coding sequence ATGTCGAAAAAATCGCTAGTCTTGATTTTACTGGCTTTAATGTCTGCATTGCTAGTGGCGATCGCATCTACAGCCATCAGCATTTATTTGTATGGAAGTAACACCCACAATCTCAAAGCAGATGCAGCAATTGTCTTGGGTGCAGCCGTCTGGGGAGAAGAACCTTCACCAGTGTTTCGAGAACGCATTAACCACGCCGTTAACTTATATAAAAATGGCGATGTGAATCAGATTATTTTTACTGGTGGGGTTGGAGACAAGAATGAACCCGCCGAAGCTATAGTTGGTAAAGACTATGCGACTCAGCAAGGGGTAAAAGCAGCCGATATTCTCACTGAAACTCAGTCGCGCACAACTCGCCAAAACCTCAAAAATGCTGGGGAAATCGCATCTCATCACCAATTAACTAAGTGTCTCATTGTGAGTGATCCTTTGCATCTTAAACGAGCTGTATGGATGGCGCGAGATTTAGGTATGGATGCGTATCCATCGCCTACACCTACTACCCGCTATCGTAGTTTGCAAAGCCAAATACCTTTTTTAATGCGCGAAACCTATTTTTATTTTGTCTACCTGATATTTAAAATTTAG
- a CDS encoding VOC family protein encodes MTQAAIEGIYEVCIGVPDAIFAIQYWEQFGYRIGQMGELSPSAAYQLYGVNSGLRSIRLYHQNADHGLIRLMVWQNPTNPGLGLASMKIKGNRWATSLTADVLTILNHAEEAKAAGRAIRYTPPYWEVIYQKEQKKRPFIDPVVGVREMLLLQPLTRQVFFQRFGYTIPNYGEINHICAFQTSQFTHMGIIVQDDSKESLKFYEEVLGLLRVRDDVETSYESSPAGRDIFDLQPGEKFIVTTFDDPRSSKSDMMAARSGRLYVIRFPNGMNLESRFEAAQPGSLGMSLYTYRVRGIETFCDRIQASPVPKFTSIVENEFREKSFSFVAPDGYFWNLVEG; translated from the coding sequence ATGACTCAGGCTGCGATTGAAGGTATCTATGAAGTCTGTATTGGTGTTCCCGATGCAATTTTTGCAATTCAATACTGGGAACAATTTGGCTATCGAATCGGCCAAATGGGTGAACTGTCCCCTAGTGCAGCTTATCAATTGTATGGGGTGAATTCTGGTTTACGCTCGATTCGCCTGTACCACCAAAATGCAGATCATGGTTTGATTAGGTTGATGGTGTGGCAAAATCCCACAAATCCAGGGTTGGGTTTAGCCTCAATGAAAATTAAGGGCAATCGTTGGGCTACTAGTTTAACGGCTGATGTCTTAACCATTTTAAACCATGCAGAGGAAGCAAAAGCCGCAGGTCGGGCTATCCGCTATACTCCCCCTTACTGGGAAGTAATTTACCAAAAAGAGCAAAAAAAGCGTCCTTTTATCGATCCGGTGGTTGGGGTGCGCGAAATGTTGTTATTGCAACCATTGACTCGGCAGGTTTTTTTTCAAAGGTTTGGCTATACCATTCCTAATTACGGCGAAATTAACCACATCTGTGCTTTCCAGACTAGTCAGTTTACCCACATGGGGATTATCGTTCAGGATGACAGTAAGGAAAGCCTGAAATTTTACGAAGAAGTTTTGGGTTTGTTGCGGGTGCGTGATGATGTGGAAACTAGCTATGAATCTTCTCCGGCGGGAAGAGATATTTTTGATTTACAACCAGGGGAAAAGTTTATTGTCACTACCTTTGATGATCCCCGTTCCTCTAAGTCTGATATGATGGCGGCGCGGAGTGGGAGGTTGTATGTGATTCGGTTTCCCAATGGGATGAATTTAGAGTCACGGTTTGAAGCAGCGCAACCTGGTAGTTTGGGGATGTCACTCTATACTTACCGGGTGCGAGGAATAGAAACATTTTGCGATCGCATTCAGGCTAGTCCTGTGCCAAAATTTACTAGTATTGTCGAAAATGAGTTTAGGGAGAAAAGTTTCTCCTTTGTTGCGCCGGATGGGTACTTCTGGAATTTGGTGGAAGGGTAA
- a CDS encoding CHASE2 domain-containing serine/threonine-protein kinase — MISGILNRLKSAFIKDKSYRDTSFNQHWWQIILVTSLGVTALVWGSRELKWLQSWELKAYDQMLRSRPIEPPDPRILVVTITEEDLTLEKWPLSDATINKLLAKLESYQPRVIALNIYRPTQNNLANGLENPHNIIGTCLFSSMGRSEISAPPNLPPENIGYNDLIPDSQEDQIIRRALLFSEPIDQKCDTQFSFAALAAINYLEQADINVDFAKHNFYLGKTIFPILSANSGSYQAINARGYQILLNYRHPNHLAQTVTLTQVLNNQVNPNWVKDKLVIIGTTAASVHPGLYTPYTAASKQPARTPAVFIHAQIASQLLSTVLDKRPLMWYWPDWVELIWLGGWSLMGSVLGWRLRHPLLLVVVGGITLAGLVGICTGLFLQAGWLPLIPPALALVMSSVSVMTYTTYKTQQQTKVILLQVEQQQAAIEQLNILLQETQATIATTAVYDQHSHNHAAIVTPEKNTGDLLLSGRYHIISVIASGGFGRTYLAQDTQRPGNPSCVVKQLMPARRDTKFLQVARRLFNTEAEILEVLGKHQQIPTLFAYFETDEEFYLIEEYISGHTLNEELPPTENIKSEAFVIAMLKEVLEILAFIHEHRVIHRDIKPTNIIRSAKDNRLVLIDFGAVKLMQPPSSDETELATVAIGTRGYAPPEQFAGHPRLSSDIYALGMMGIQALTGISPQELQPDPETGNVMWRESAEVSAELAEILDKMVRYHFSDRYQSANAVLQDLKRFSNLIHILS, encoded by the coding sequence GTGATTAGTGGAATATTAAACAGACTCAAAAGTGCATTCATCAAAGATAAAAGTTACCGTGACACTAGTTTTAATCAGCACTGGTGGCAGATAATTTTGGTGACTAGTCTAGGGGTGACAGCTTTAGTCTGGGGAAGTCGAGAATTGAAATGGTTGCAGTCTTGGGAGTTGAAAGCCTATGATCAGATGCTGCGATCGCGTCCTATAGAACCACCAGATCCACGTATATTAGTAGTAACAATTACTGAAGAAGATTTAACCCTGGAAAAATGGCCTCTGTCAGATGCCACTATTAATAAACTATTAGCAAAATTAGAATCTTATCAACCCCGTGTTATTGCTCTAAATATTTACCGGCCGACGCAAAACAATTTAGCCAATGGTCTAGAAAATCCTCATAATATTATTGGCACTTGTTTGTTTAGCAGTATGGGTAGGTCAGAAATTTCAGCCCCTCCCAATTTACCGCCAGAGAATATTGGTTATAACGATTTAATTCCTGACAGTCAGGAAGACCAAATTATTCGCCGTGCTTTATTATTTTCTGAGCCAATAGATCAAAAGTGTGATACACAATTTTCATTCGCCGCTTTAGCAGCGATTAACTATCTAGAACAAGCCGATATTAATGTTGATTTTGCAAAACACAATTTTTATCTCGGCAAAACTATCTTCCCCATTCTCTCAGCTAATTCTGGTAGTTATCAAGCTATCAATGCTCGTGGTTATCAAATTCTCTTAAATTACCGCCACCCCAACCACTTGGCTCAAACTGTTACTCTCACTCAAGTTCTGAATAATCAAGTTAACCCCAATTGGGTCAAAGATAAACTAGTAATTATTGGCACAACAGCCGCCAGTGTTCACCCTGGATTATATACACCCTACACGGCTGCATCCAAACAACCAGCTAGAACACCTGCTGTTTTTATTCACGCGCAAATAGCTAGTCAACTCCTCAGCACAGTCTTGGACAAACGACCCCTAATGTGGTATTGGCCTGACTGGGTAGAACTAATTTGGCTTGGGGGTTGGTCATTAATGGGGAGTGTTTTGGGATGGCGACTGCGACATCCTTTATTGTTGGTAGTAGTGGGCGGTATAACTCTAGCTGGTTTAGTAGGGATATGTACTGGTTTGTTTCTCCAAGCTGGATGGCTTCCCCTGATTCCTCCAGCTTTAGCTTTAGTGATGAGTAGTGTGAGTGTCATGACCTACACCACCTACAAAACACAGCAGCAAACCAAGGTCATACTGCTGCAAGTGGAACAACAACAAGCAGCTATTGAGCAGTTAAATATCCTGTTACAAGAAACTCAAGCAACTATAGCTACTACAGCAGTTTATGACCAACATTCTCACAATCATGCTGCTATTGTCACCCCAGAAAAAAATACTGGGGACTTATTATTAAGTGGTCGTTATCATATTATTTCCGTGATTGCTTCAGGGGGATTTGGTCGCACCTATTTAGCCCAAGATACCCAAAGACCAGGGAATCCTAGTTGTGTAGTAAAACAGTTAATGCCAGCCCGTCGGGATACCAAGTTTTTACAAGTTGCTCGCAGGTTATTTAATACTGAAGCTGAGATTTTAGAAGTGTTGGGTAAACATCAACAAATTCCCACACTATTTGCTTATTTTGAAACTGATGAAGAGTTTTATTTAATAGAAGAATATATTTCTGGACACACATTAAATGAGGAATTACCCCCTACAGAAAATATCAAAAGTGAAGCTTTTGTGATTGCAATGCTCAAAGAAGTTTTAGAAATTTTGGCATTTATACATGAGCATCGGGTTATTCATCGAGATATTAAACCAACGAATATTATTAGGTCTGCTAAAGATAACCGATTAGTATTAATTGATTTTGGTGCAGTCAAGTTAATGCAGCCACCCAGCAGCGATGAAACAGAATTAGCCACAGTCGCCATTGGGACGCGGGGGTATGCACCACCAGAGCAATTTGCCGGACATCCCCGTTTATCTAGTGATATTTACGCTCTCGGTATGATGGGGATTCAAGCATTAACAGGGATATCACCCCAAGAACTCCAACCAGACCCCGAAACAGGTAATGTGATGTGGAGAGAATCCGCAGAAGTTAGTGCAGAATTGGCAGAAATTTTAGATAAGATGGTGCGTTATCATTTTAGCGATCGCTATCAATCAGCTAATGCTGTGCTGCAAGATTTAAAGCGATTTTCTAATTTAATACATATATTATCTTAA
- a CDS encoding anhydro-N-acetylmuramic acid kinase, with product MPQTGQTASPTRVIGLISGTSVDGIDAALVEISGTDLDLQVELLAGKTYPYPEELREKILAVCAGLAISMAELAELDDAIAKSFAQAAQNIQTDHQPATLIGSHGQTVYHRPPESKGVGKHSLGYSLQLGRGAVIADLTKITTVSNFRVADIAIGGHGAPLVPRVDAFLLSHPQEGRCIQNVGGIGNVAYIPPRRDDWLNKIRGWDTGPGNSLLDLAVQQLTDGAKTYDDGGKWAASGNPCDPLVEQWLSHEYFHLHPPKSTGRELFGVDYLDQCFQDATPYQLSPADMLATLTELTAASIAHSYHTFLPEMPNHVFLCGGGSRNLYLQQRLQLLLGEIPVSTTDDVGLNANFKEAIAFAVLAYWRQLNLPGNLPAATGAPCEVLLGEVHSC from the coding sequence ATGCCCCAGACTGGACAAACTGCTTCTCCTACCCGCGTGATTGGTTTAATCAGTGGTACATCTGTAGATGGTATAGATGCTGCTTTGGTAGAAATTTCTGGTACAGATTTGGATCTGCAAGTTGAGTTACTAGCAGGGAAAACCTATCCCTATCCTGAGGAACTGAGAGAAAAAATATTGGCAGTTTGTGCGGGTTTAGCTATCTCAATGGCAGAATTAGCAGAATTAGATGATGCGATCGCCAAAAGTTTTGCCCAAGCCGCCCAAAATATTCAAACAGACCACCAGCCAGCTACTTTGATTGGTTCTCACGGTCAAACTGTCTATCATCGACCGCCTGAAAGTAAGGGGGTGGGGAAGCATTCTCTTGGCTATAGCTTACAACTGGGTCGTGGTGCTGTAATTGCTGACCTAACGAAAATTACAACTGTGAGCAACTTTCGCGTGGCTGATATTGCTATTGGTGGTCACGGTGCGCCTCTTGTACCTAGAGTTGATGCGTTTTTACTCAGTCATCCCCAAGAGGGTCGTTGCATTCAAAATGTGGGCGGGATTGGGAATGTGGCTTATATTCCCCCCCGTCGTGACGACTGGTTAAATAAAATTCGTGGTTGGGACACTGGCCCTGGTAATAGTTTGCTAGATTTAGCAGTGCAGCAATTAACAGATGGTGCTAAAACCTACGATGACGGTGGTAAATGGGCGGCTAGCGGTAATCCCTGCGATCCCTTGGTGGAACAATGGTTATCTCACGAATACTTTCATCTACACCCACCAAAATCCACTGGTCGGGAGTTGTTTGGTGTAGATTACCTGGATCAGTGTTTCCAAGATGCTACACCGTATCAACTGAGTCCGGCTGATATGCTGGCAACACTGACAGAATTGACGGCGGCTTCCATTGCTCACAGTTACCATACATTTTTACCAGAAATGCCCAACCACGTCTTTTTATGTGGCGGCGGTAGTCGTAATCTTTATTTGCAGCAAAGGTTGCAGTTATTATTGGGAGAAATACCAGTTTCAACAACTGATGACGTAGGTTTGAATGCTAATTTTAAAGAAGCGATCGCCTTTGCTGTTTTAGCCTATTGGCGACAGTTGAACCTCCCTGGAAACCTCCCTGCTGCGACCGGCGCACCTTGCGAGGTCTTGTTAGGAGAAGTTCATAGCTGTTAA
- a CDS encoding Npun_F0296 family exosortase-dependent surface protein, giving the protein MLIKKLACAAALSASAIAPLAYAGSAHAVSLTYTAGAYRTPGVTNEGAFSENVNNKNFTTIDFNGVTDKNFQGNDLVKYTFSGGSYATSPGSTGIFNDRWAPAGAGGEVNKSKYLAVFQNNSVSITAKNGGVFNYFGLNAGALSTGNTFELLKGGVTVGKWDYAALNKIATVVGIDMNDQKNGFFEFFSDSALDNFDEIKLSQVGGGGFESDNHTFRIGSGKFNNPQSTPEPGAILGMLAVGGMVLHQRRKQKLQDAK; this is encoded by the coding sequence ATGTTAATCAAAAAACTGGCTTGTGCTGCTGCTCTTTCTGCATCTGCGATCGCTCCTCTTGCTTATGCTGGTTCTGCCCATGCTGTTAGCCTGACCTACACTGCTGGTGCTTACCGTACACCAGGCGTAACTAATGAAGGTGCTTTCTCTGAAAATGTTAACAATAAGAATTTTACAACTATTGATTTCAATGGTGTAACAGACAAAAACTTTCAAGGTAACGATCTGGTAAAATACACCTTTTCTGGCGGTAGCTATGCTACAAGCCCTGGAAGCACGGGTATATTTAATGATCGATGGGCCCCTGCTGGTGCTGGTGGTGAAGTAAATAAGAGCAAATATTTAGCAGTTTTTCAAAATAACTCTGTCAGTATCACAGCCAAGAATGGTGGCGTTTTCAACTATTTTGGTCTTAATGCAGGTGCTTTAAGCACTGGCAATACTTTTGAGTTACTCAAGGGAGGAGTAACCGTTGGTAAATGGGACTACGCAGCGTTGAACAAGATTGCGACAGTTGTGGGTATCGACATGAACGACCAAAAGAATGGCTTCTTTGAGTTTTTCTCTGACAGCGCGCTAGACAACTTTGACGAAATTAAGCTTTCCCAAGTTGGAGGCGGTGGATTTGAAAGTGACAACCACACATTTCGCATTGGTAGTGGTAAGTTCAATAACCCCCAATCTACTCCTGAACCTGGCGCAATCTTGGGGATGCTAGCTGTGGGTGGTATGGTGCTACACCAACGCCGCAAGCAAAAGTTGCAAGATGCTAAATAG
- a CDS encoding universal stress protein, with amino-acid sequence MYAARKGKHKIFIGMAPGVGKTYRMLEEAQALKQEGIDVFIGLLETHGRKETADKAEGLETVPRRQILRGDLILTEMDTDAIINRCLETSRYASTPQLALIDELAHTNVPGSPRAKRYEDVEVILAAGIDVYSTMNVQHLESLNDIVARITGVVVRERVPDRILEDADEIVVVDVTPETLQERLLEGKIYDQAKIQQSLDNFFQRRNLIALRELALREVADNVEEDAIAITPNGQFCNIHERVLVCVSTYPNSVQLLRRGARLAGYMNAPLYVLFVADPDRFLTKEESLHIDTCEKLCREFAGTFIRVTNNNIANAIAEVAEKHHITQIVIGESQRSRWQILLKGSLTQKLVRLLKNIDLHIIASEKTSR; translated from the coding sequence ATGTATGCAGCACGGAAGGGAAAACACAAAATCTTTATTGGTATGGCCCCCGGAGTGGGTAAAACCTATCGAATGCTAGAAGAAGCCCAAGCACTCAAACAAGAAGGTATTGATGTTTTCATTGGGCTTTTAGAAACCCACGGACGGAAAGAGACAGCAGATAAAGCAGAGGGACTAGAGACTGTACCGCGTCGGCAAATTTTGCGGGGAGATTTGATACTCACAGAAATGGATACCGATGCCATTATAAACCGATGTCTGGAGACAAGCCGCTACGCATCTACGCCCCAACTAGCGTTAATCGATGAACTCGCCCATACTAATGTCCCTGGTTCACCACGCGCCAAACGCTACGAAGATGTAGAAGTCATCTTGGCAGCAGGTATTGATGTCTACTCTACTATGAATGTACAACACTTGGAAAGCCTCAATGATATAGTAGCAAGGATTACTGGGGTAGTAGTTAGAGAACGTGTACCCGATCGCATCCTGGAAGATGCAGATGAAATCGTAGTCGTAGATGTCACACCGGAAACTTTACAAGAACGGTTGCTGGAAGGCAAAATTTATGATCAAGCCAAAATTCAGCAATCCCTCGATAACTTTTTTCAACGGCGCAATTTAATTGCGTTGCGGGAGTTGGCTTTAAGAGAAGTAGCCGACAACGTAGAAGAAGATGCGATCGCTATTACTCCCAATGGACAGTTCTGTAATATTCATGAGCGAGTATTGGTGTGTGTGTCCACTTATCCCAACTCGGTACAATTATTACGTCGGGGTGCTAGACTAGCCGGTTACATGAATGCCCCTTTATATGTTTTATTTGTAGCTGATCCAGACCGCTTTCTTACCAAAGAGGAAAGCTTACATATCGATACCTGCGAAAAGTTGTGTAGAGAATTTGCAGGCACTTTTATCCGCGTCACTAACAATAACATAGCCAACGCGATCGCCGAAGTTGCAGAGAAACACCATATAACTCAAATCGTCATCGGTGAAAGTCAGCGATCGCGTTGGCAAATCCTCCTCAAAGGGTCTTTAACTCAAAAATTGGTGCGGTTACTCAAAAACATTGATTTACACATTATCGCTAGCGAGAAAACATCTAGATAA
- a CDS encoding RMD1 family protein: MQKLLFHDRDSFRAQALFLGKKINLQRLENYICLATMPLMVTVGEHGCAVLLGYGAVVLFNLEPAEKVAFLTKLSSQVSDSFTEPETEEVEVHLNIVESERVKEGRISLHEFSVERLQIVADILAKSVVLSHYETSLATVFDQIEPFAASLQSDNRSKRKSQELLRQLGTTLLVQHKIVGRVEIIDKPELLWESPQLENLYLRLEDEYEIRERHNALERKLELISQTAQIVLEFMQHSSSQRVEWYVVILIVVEILLSLYDIIFKH; encoded by the coding sequence ATGCAAAAACTCCTTTTTCATGACAGAGATAGCTTTAGAGCGCAGGCTTTATTTCTTGGTAAAAAAATTAACCTACAAAGATTAGAGAATTACATTTGCTTGGCGACTATGCCATTAATGGTTACAGTAGGTGAACACGGCTGTGCGGTGCTGCTGGGGTATGGTGCAGTGGTTCTATTCAACCTTGAACCTGCGGAAAAAGTAGCCTTTTTGACCAAACTATCCTCTCAAGTTAGTGATTCTTTTACTGAGCCAGAAACAGAAGAGGTAGAAGTTCATCTCAATATTGTCGAAAGTGAGCGAGTTAAGGAAGGAAGAATTTCACTGCATGAATTTAGTGTAGAACGTTTGCAGATAGTGGCTGACATTCTTGCTAAAAGTGTTGTTCTGTCTCACTATGAAACGAGCCTAGCAACTGTATTTGATCAAATTGAACCGTTTGCGGCTAGTCTCCAGAGTGATAACAGAAGTAAACGCAAAAGTCAAGAATTATTACGTCAACTTGGGACTACCCTGTTAGTGCAACATAAAATTGTGGGTCGAGTAGAGATTATTGATAAGCCGGAGTTGCTGTGGGAGTCTCCACAACTAGAAAACTTATATCTGCGCTTAGAGGATGAATACGAAATTCGTGAGCGTCACAATGCCTTGGAACGTAAACTAGAACTAATTTCCCAAACTGCACAAATAGTTCTGGAGTTCATGCAGCATAGCAGTAGCCAGCGAGTAGAGTGGTATGTGGTAATTCTCATTGTGGTGGAGATTCTGCTGTCACTGTACGACATCATTTTTAAACACTAA
- a CDS encoding YciI family protein yields the protein MSQLFAVVVATVPEYYDYKNAHPEHDQNQLAWFREQQEKGTLLCCGPFFPHDGTGLWVIQAENLEAAQAIVNSSPRVRDGMLADSARVVEWQVHIGHKLFEQAISTTGLSE from the coding sequence ATGTCTCAACTGTTTGCCGTTGTCGTAGCTACTGTTCCAGAGTATTACGACTATAAAAACGCTCACCCAGAACATGACCAAAATCAACTGGCTTGGTTTCGTGAGCAGCAGGAGAAAGGAACACTACTGTGCTGTGGCCCGTTTTTTCCCCATGATGGAACGGGGCTGTGGGTAATTCAGGCGGAGAATTTAGAAGCGGCTCAAGCGATTGTCAATAGTAGCCCCCGTGTGCGAGATGGGATGTTAGCTGACTCTGCTAGAGTTGTGGAGTGGCAGGTTCATATTGGACATAAGCTTTTTGAGCAAGCAATTTCTACGACTGGCTTGAGCGAATGA
- the kdpC gene encoding K(+)-transporting ATPase subunit C, producing MTFIREIIKAIRITLVLWLITAIIYPLAILVIGQGLFPSQANGSMMKNIDDQPIGSALIGQVFTSEKYFHGRPSAVRYSQGRKAKPTGISGASNLAPGNPELANRIIEKANQLRDENVQPWADLIYTSGSGLDPHISVNAARQQLERVARARDVKENEILPLINQYTDGRFLGIFGEPGVNILRLNYALDLQDINRENRP from the coding sequence ATGACTTTTATTCGAGAAATCATCAAAGCAATTCGTATTACTCTGGTACTTTGGTTAATCACAGCCATCATTTATCCCCTAGCTATTTTAGTAATTGGTCAAGGTTTATTTCCCTCTCAAGCTAACGGTAGCATGATGAAAAATATAGACGATCAACCAATTGGTTCAGCTTTAATTGGTCAGGTATTCACCTCCGAGAAATATTTTCATGGTCGTCCTAGTGCAGTTAGATACTCCCAAGGCCGCAAAGCCAAGCCCACGGGTATCTCTGGTGCTAGCAATCTCGCTCCTGGCAATCCAGAATTAGCTAACAGAATCATCGAAAAAGCTAATCAACTACGAGACGAAAATGTGCAACCTTGGGCGGATTTAATCTACACTTCTGGCTCTGGATTAGATCCCCATATTTCCGTCAATGCCGCTAGACAACAGTTAGAAAGAGTTGCCCGCGCCCGTGATGTGAAAGAAAATGAAATTCTACCTCTAATTAATCAATATACTGATGGTAGATTCTTAGGAATTTTTGGTGAGCCAGGAGTCAATATTTTGCGGTTAAATTATGCTCTTGACCTCCAAGATATTAACCGTGAAAATCGCCCGTAA
- the kdpB gene encoding potassium-transporting ATPase subunit KdpB yields MNPVAPTPKTKSRRQARKKSRIKTRNIYLRAIGDAFIKLNPKSAISNPVMFLVWVGTLITLAVTINPNLFGITQQQNPQLFNGILTGVLFFTVWFANFAEALAEARGKAQADTLRSTKSETLARKLSPDGAISEVPSASLRQGDTIYLVAGDTIPADGEVIMGVASVDESAITGESAPVLKESGSDIASSVTGGTRILSDELIIRVTADPGKGFIDRMIALVEGAERTKTPNEIALTVLLAVLSLVFLLVVATLPAFAYYVDSPVSVPILVALLVALIPTTIGGLLSAIGIAGMDRVAQFNVIATSGRAVEACGDINTLVLDKTGTITLGNRLAEEFIPINGHAMAEIASVAWVASVFDDTPEGKSIVRLAEKLGARFDFDFNQAQGVEFSAKTRMSGTNLPGGREARKGAVGAIKGFVRSRNGQSTPELDAAYEKVSQQGGTPLAVCLDNRIYGVVYLKDIVKPGIRDRFEQLRRMGVRTIMLTGDNHITASVIAQEAGVDEFIAEATPEDKISVIQREQAQGKLVAMTGDGTNDAPALAQANVGVAMNTGTQAAKEAANMVDLDSDPTKLIDIISIGKQLLITRGALTTFSIANDIAKYFAILPVIFMGANLQSLNIMNLTSTNSAILSALIYNALIIPALIPLALKGVKFRPLTANELLQRNILIYGLGGVIAPFIAIKLIDVLITLVGLA; encoded by the coding sequence ATGAATCCAGTTGCACCTACCCCCAAAACTAAATCGCGCCGTCAAGCCCGCAAAAAGAGCAGAATCAAGACTAGAAACATCTACCTCAGAGCCATCGGGGATGCTTTTATCAAGCTCAATCCCAAATCTGCCATCAGCAACCCCGTGATGTTTTTGGTGTGGGTGGGGACACTCATCACCTTAGCTGTCACCATCAATCCCAATCTATTTGGCATAACCCAACAGCAAAACCCCCAACTATTCAACGGCATTTTAACCGGAGTATTATTCTTCACCGTTTGGTTTGCTAACTTTGCCGAAGCCTTAGCTGAAGCAAGAGGTAAAGCCCAAGCTGATACTTTGCGTTCCACTAAATCAGAAACCCTAGCGAGAAAACTTTCCCCCGATGGCGCAATATCGGAAGTTCCTTCCGCTAGTCTCAGGCAAGGCGACACAATTTATCTAGTCGCGGGGGATACCATACCCGCCGATGGGGAAGTAATTATGGGCGTAGCTTCCGTCGATGAATCAGCCATTACAGGGGAATCTGCACCAGTCCTGAAAGAATCAGGCTCAGATATCGCTAGTTCTGTGACTGGTGGTACACGCATCCTCTCCGATGAATTGATTATCCGCGTCACCGCCGACCCCGGTAAAGGCTTTATTGACCGGATGATTGCCCTCGTAGAAGGGGCAGAACGCACCAAAACCCCCAATGAAATCGCCCTGACGGTATTATTAGCGGTTTTGAGCTTGGTGTTTCTGTTGGTTGTCGCTACCTTACCCGCCTTTGCTTACTACGTAGATAGTCCCGTCAGTGTGCCAATTTTAGTCGCCTTACTGGTAGCCTTAATCCCCACCACCATCGGCGGCTTACTTAGTGCCATCGGTATCGCTGGTATGGATAGAGTCGCCCAATTTAACGTCATTGCCACATCAGGCCGGGCAGTAGAGGCCTGTGGTGATATTAATACCCTAGTTCTTGATAAAACCGGCACAATTACCCTAGGGAATCGCTTGGCGGAAGAGTTTATCCCCATTAACGGTCATGCAATGGCGGAAATTGCTAGTGTAGCTTGGGTGGCTAGCGTCTTTGATGACACCCCTGAAGGTAAATCCATTGTCCGTCTCGCCGAAAAGCTGGGTGCAAGATTTGATTTCGACTTCAACCAAGCCCAAGGTGTGGAATTTTCTGCTAAAACCCGCATGAGTGGTACTAACTTACCAGGGGGAAGGGAAGCGCGTAAAGGGGCTGTAGGCGCAATTAAAGGATTTGTCCGTTCTCGTAATGGTCAAAGTACACCAGAATTAGATGCCGCTTACGAAAAAGTCTCCCAACAGGGAGGTACACCGTTAGCAGTTTGCTTAGATAATCGCATCTATGGCGTAGTCTATCTTAAAGATATTGTTAAACCCGGCATCCGCGATCGCTTTGAGCAATTACGCCGCATGGGTGTACGTACCATCATGCTCACAGGTGACAACCACATTACTGCATCTGTAATCGCCCAAGAAGCAGGGGTTGATGAATTTATCGCCGAAGCCACGCCAGAAGACAAAATCAGTGTGATTCAACGGGAACAAGCCCAAGGTAAACTCGTAGCCATGACAGGAGATGGCACTAACGACGCACCAGCCCTCGCGCAAGCTAATGTTGGTGTAGCCATGAACACAGGTACACAAGCCGCCAAAGAAGCCGCCAACATGGTAGATTTGGACTCCGACCCCACTAAATTAATTGATATCATCAGCATTGGTAAACAACTGCTAATTACACGGGGAGCATTAACAACCTTTTCCATTGCTAATGATATTGCTAAATATTTTGCGATTCTCCCAGTTATCTTTATGGGGGCTAATCTGCAAAGTCTCAATATTATGAATTTGACCAGTACCAACTCGGCGATACTGTCAGCGTTGATTTACAACGCCTTGATTATTCCCGCTTTAATTCCCTTAGCCTTAAAAGGTGTCAAGTTTAGACCTCTCACAGCTAACGAATTGCTACAACGCAATATCTTGATTTATGGCTTAGGTGGAGTGATTGCACCATTCATTGCCATTAAATTAATAGATGTGCTGATTACCTTGGTGGGACTGGCTTAA